In Pungitius pungitius chromosome 2, fPunPun2.1, whole genome shotgun sequence, a single window of DNA contains:
- the LOC119210192 gene encoding voltage-gated monoatomic cation channel TMEM109 isoform X1, with protein MPFGARGRAGCAAARFLLTAFAVAVLASGWVGAESEWANKPAGGGGPPTVTLGTLLTGTCREVQRYAESLVGSGVLRAAAEGAVLFLDSLLGQENVSKVAMFFEMVIRFLAEGAASGLNVIAVYVTEILRVTGFDVALSSPLFTPEAVAAIAQWGLVALIGYWVLTIVLRLLIGVVRRVFWVVKTVLALWLFGLIVTEKNVSADVTAVRLGGLVLACVLLTLLTTRAEKSCAVAHRLSSLEDRVKAVEKRKVE; from the exons ATGCCTTTTGGTGCGCGCGGGCGCGCAGGTTGCGCCGCGGCTCGCTTCCTCCTCACCGCCTTCGCGGTGGCGGTGCTGGCGTCGGGATGGGTCGGAGCCGAATCCGAGTGGGCCAACAAGCCGGCCGGGGGCGGGGGTCCCCCCACGGTCACTCTCGGTACTCTGCTCACCGGGACGTGCCGGGAGGTCCAGCGGTACGCCGAGTCTCTGGTGGGGAGCGGCGTGTTGCGGGCGGCTGCTGAG GGTGCTGTGTTGTTTCTTGATTCTTTGCTCGGTCAGGAGAACGTCTCTAAAGTGGCCATG TTTTTTGAGATGGTGATCCGATTCCTTGCCGAAGGGGCTGCCAGCGGCCTGAATGTCATCGCTGTCTACGTCACAGAGATCCTCAGGGTCACAGGATTCGATG TTGCGCTGTCGTCGCCCCTCTTCACTCCAGAGGCCGTAGCCGCCATTGCCCAGTGGGGTCTGGTGGCCCTGATTGGCTACTGGGTGCTGACCATTGTTCTCCGCCTGCTGATCGGCGTGGTCAGGCGGGTCTTCTGGGTGGTGAAGACCGTTTTGGCGCTGTGGCTTTTCGGACTGATCGTGACTGAGAAGAACGTCAGTGCGGACGTGACGGCGGTGCGGCTGGGCGGTCTGGTGCTGGCGTGCGTCCTGTTGACTCTGCTCACGACGCGCGCTGAGAAGTCCTGCGCAGTGGCTCACCGGCTGAGCTCGCTGGAGGACCGGGTGAAGGCCGTCGAGAAGAGGAAAGTCGAATAG
- the LOC119210710 gene encoding uncharacterized protein LOC119210710 isoform X1, with the protein MMIVLLLLGAFACTGLSYFSEVKKYGESHFFVLRARTHIFEFHPDYNSNVTILWKKGDRLINLDKNFLMAGGIFSINKLTKKNSGRYISLDKDLKEISTYTLEVKGNYPPWLSSIILQYHFDKLSLFYYPATTRAFEQEPGDRFSFSIDLEPESCNIYFFPSSGRRPRMLENEIIRHGLLQGGSDDLFCTGFDYRYPCGISNNDIQISCNGRYEIRDQNDNTAFVGSLEMKRITKTVIRTPGYNFNFTFNLTPNSCNIYFLPGGEDRQRDSAINLVYRGMLQGGLDDIRCNGFELLKPCGILNKILQMSCNGSYEIRDQNENIAIVVSLEMEGPAINPLPSIGIAVAVLSVFFCCCGKICGRGKSKSKEEQTETAAAEPEVQYQGRYTEPSGPSSDQLIEPSGTNHFNPPSTTLSDSLVHNDLYQDFPPSYCEVLLEAQQPIAPTAPVHHDPEPKFEFKGMTFPSTPPLEPDSGRSDVYTSDKLNFL; encoded by the exons GACTCTCTTATTTCAGTGAGGTGAAGAAATATGGAGAGAGCCATTTTTTTGTGCTGCGGGCAAGGACTCACATCTTTGAGTTCCACCCGGACTACAACTCAAACGTGACGATCTTGTGGAAAAAGGGTGACCGTTTAATCAATTTGGACAAGAATTTTTTAATGGCCGGTGGTATCTTTTCAATAAATAAGTTAACTAAGAAGAACAGTGGCCGTTATATAAGTTTAGACAAGGATCTGAAAGAAATTTCCACCTACACACTGGAAGTAAAAGGTAATTATCCGCCTTGGCTCTCATCTATTATTTTGCAATATCACTTTGATAAACTCTCCCTCTTTTATTATCCAGCAACCACAAGGGCCTTTGAGCAGGAACCTGGTGATCGCTTCAGCTTCAGCATTGACCTGGAACCAGAATCCTGCAACATTTACTTCTTCCCAAGCAGTGGTCGTCGGCCGAGAATGTTGGAGAATGAAATAATTCGTCATGGTTTGCTTCAGGGGGGTTCAGATGACCTTTTTTGCACAGGGTTTGATTATAGATATCCATGTGGGATTTCAAATAACGACATCCAGATTTCTTGCAACGGACGCTATGAGATCCGAGATCAGAATGACAACACAGCCTTCGTGGGGTCACTGGAAATGAAGC GAATCACAAAGACCGTAATACGGACACCTGGTTACAACTTCAACTTCACTTTTAATCTGACACCAAACTCTTGCAATATTTACTTCCTGCCAGGAGGCGAGGATCGGCAGAGAGACTCAGCGATTAACTTAGTTTATCGAGGCATGCTGCAGGGGGGTTTGGATGATATCCGTTGCAACGGGTTTGAGCTGTTAAAGCCATGTGGGATTTTAAATAAGATCCTCCAGATGTCATGCAACGGAAGCTATGAGATCAGAGATCAGAATGAAAACATAGCCATTGTGGTGTCACTGGAAATGGAGG GTCCCGCTATCAATCCGCTACCTAGTATCGGTATTGCGGTTGCTGTCCTCTCCGTGTTTTTCTGCTGTTGCGGCAAGATCTGCGGACGTGGAAAGAGCAAGTCCAAAGAGGAGCAGACTGAAACGGCTGCTGCCGAACCAGAGGTCCAATACCAAGGG CGTTACACTGAGCCCAGCGGACCGAGCTCAGACCAACTCATTGAGCCCTCTGGGACAAACCACTTCAATCCGCCTTCTACTACTCTGAGTGATTCgctg GTACATAATGATCTATATCAGGATTTTCCACCGTCTTATTGTGag gtttTACTTGAGGCACAGCAGCCAATTGCTCCAACTGCCCCTGTCCACCATGACCCTGAACCCAAGTTTGAATTTAAGGGCATGACCTTTCCCTCTACTCCCCCACTCGAGCCCGACTCAGGTCGCTCTGACGTTTATACCTCAGACAAACTCAACTTCCTCTGA
- the LOC119210192 gene encoding voltage-gated monoatomic cation channel TMEM109 isoform X2 produces MPFGARGRAGCAAARFLLTAFAVAVLASGWVGAESEWANKPAGGGGPPTVTLGTLLTGTCREVQRYAESLVGSGVLRAAAEFFEMVIRFLAEGAASGLNVIAVYVTEILRVTGFDVALSSPLFTPEAVAAIAQWGLVALIGYWVLTIVLRLLIGVVRRVFWVVKTVLALWLFGLIVTEKNVSADVTAVRLGGLVLACVLLTLLTTRAEKSCAVAHRLSSLEDRVKAVEKRKVE; encoded by the exons ATGCCTTTTGGTGCGCGCGGGCGCGCAGGTTGCGCCGCGGCTCGCTTCCTCCTCACCGCCTTCGCGGTGGCGGTGCTGGCGTCGGGATGGGTCGGAGCCGAATCCGAGTGGGCCAACAAGCCGGCCGGGGGCGGGGGTCCCCCCACGGTCACTCTCGGTACTCTGCTCACCGGGACGTGCCGGGAGGTCCAGCGGTACGCCGAGTCTCTGGTGGGGAGCGGCGTGTTGCGGGCGGCTGCTGAG TTTTTTGAGATGGTGATCCGATTCCTTGCCGAAGGGGCTGCCAGCGGCCTGAATGTCATCGCTGTCTACGTCACAGAGATCCTCAGGGTCACAGGATTCGATG TTGCGCTGTCGTCGCCCCTCTTCACTCCAGAGGCCGTAGCCGCCATTGCCCAGTGGGGTCTGGTGGCCCTGATTGGCTACTGGGTGCTGACCATTGTTCTCCGCCTGCTGATCGGCGTGGTCAGGCGGGTCTTCTGGGTGGTGAAGACCGTTTTGGCGCTGTGGCTTTTCGGACTGATCGTGACTGAGAAGAACGTCAGTGCGGACGTGACGGCGGTGCGGCTGGGCGGTCTGGTGCTGGCGTGCGTCCTGTTGACTCTGCTCACGACGCGCGCTGAGAAGTCCTGCGCAGTGGCTCACCGGCTGAGCTCGCTGGAGGACCGGGTGAAGGCCGTCGAGAAGAGGAAAGTCGAATAG
- the LOC119210710 gene encoding uncharacterized protein LOC119210710 isoform X2, which produces MMIVLLLLGAFACTGLSYFSEVKKYGESHFFVLRARTHIFEFHPDYNSNVTILWKKGDRLINLDKNFLMAGGIFSINKLTKKNSGRYISLDKDLKEISTYTLEVKATTRAFEQEPGDRFSFSIDLEPESCNIYFFPSSGRRPRMLENEIIRHGLLQGGSDDLFCTGFDYRYPCGISNNDIQISCNGRYEIRDQNDNTAFVGSLEMKRITKTVIRTPGYNFNFTFNLTPNSCNIYFLPGGEDRQRDSAINLVYRGMLQGGLDDIRCNGFELLKPCGILNKILQMSCNGSYEIRDQNENIAIVVSLEMEGPAINPLPSIGIAVAVLSVFFCCCGKICGRGKSKSKEEQTETAAAEPEVQYQGRYTEPSGPSSDQLIEPSGTNHFNPPSTTLSDSLVHNDLYQDFPPSYCEVLLEAQQPIAPTAPVHHDPEPKFEFKGMTFPSTPPLEPDSGRSDVYTSDKLNFL; this is translated from the exons GACTCTCTTATTTCAGTGAGGTGAAGAAATATGGAGAGAGCCATTTTTTTGTGCTGCGGGCAAGGACTCACATCTTTGAGTTCCACCCGGACTACAACTCAAACGTGACGATCTTGTGGAAAAAGGGTGACCGTTTAATCAATTTGGACAAGAATTTTTTAATGGCCGGTGGTATCTTTTCAATAAATAAGTTAACTAAGAAGAACAGTGGCCGTTATATAAGTTTAGACAAGGATCTGAAAGAAATTTCCACCTACACACTGGAAGTAAAAG CAACCACAAGGGCCTTTGAGCAGGAACCTGGTGATCGCTTCAGCTTCAGCATTGACCTGGAACCAGAATCCTGCAACATTTACTTCTTCCCAAGCAGTGGTCGTCGGCCGAGAATGTTGGAGAATGAAATAATTCGTCATGGTTTGCTTCAGGGGGGTTCAGATGACCTTTTTTGCACAGGGTTTGATTATAGATATCCATGTGGGATTTCAAATAACGACATCCAGATTTCTTGCAACGGACGCTATGAGATCCGAGATCAGAATGACAACACAGCCTTCGTGGGGTCACTGGAAATGAAGC GAATCACAAAGACCGTAATACGGACACCTGGTTACAACTTCAACTTCACTTTTAATCTGACACCAAACTCTTGCAATATTTACTTCCTGCCAGGAGGCGAGGATCGGCAGAGAGACTCAGCGATTAACTTAGTTTATCGAGGCATGCTGCAGGGGGGTTTGGATGATATCCGTTGCAACGGGTTTGAGCTGTTAAAGCCATGTGGGATTTTAAATAAGATCCTCCAGATGTCATGCAACGGAAGCTATGAGATCAGAGATCAGAATGAAAACATAGCCATTGTGGTGTCACTGGAAATGGAGG GTCCCGCTATCAATCCGCTACCTAGTATCGGTATTGCGGTTGCTGTCCTCTCCGTGTTTTTCTGCTGTTGCGGCAAGATCTGCGGACGTGGAAAGAGCAAGTCCAAAGAGGAGCAGACTGAAACGGCTGCTGCCGAACCAGAGGTCCAATACCAAGGG CGTTACACTGAGCCCAGCGGACCGAGCTCAGACCAACTCATTGAGCCCTCTGGGACAAACCACTTCAATCCGCCTTCTACTACTCTGAGTGATTCgctg GTACATAATGATCTATATCAGGATTTTCCACCGTCTTATTGTGag gtttTACTTGAGGCACAGCAGCCAATTGCTCCAACTGCCCCTGTCCACCATGACCCTGAACCCAAGTTTGAATTTAAGGGCATGACCTTTCCCTCTACTCCCCCACTCGAGCCCGACTCAGGTCGCTCTGACGTTTATACCTCAGACAAACTCAACTTCCTCTGA